Part of the Pyxidicoccus trucidator genome is shown below.
GCTCGGGGGCGGAAACCGGAGGACATGATGGGCGCTCCCCTTTCCCTTCCCGTGGTCAAGGTGACCATCCTCGAGGACCGGGCGCTCGTCGAGCGGCGCGGCGAGGTGCCCCTCGTCGCCGGTGCCCAGCGCCTGGTCATCGAGGGACTCTCGCCGCTGGCGGTGGACCGCTCCCTCCAGGCGAAGGTGGCCGGTGGCACCGTGTCCCAGGCGCGCATCCGCCGCGCCGTGAAGCCCCACCGCCCCGAGGCCCTGCGAGAGCACCGCACCGAGCTGGGCCGCCGCGTGGCGGAGCTGGAGCAGGAGCTGCGGCGCGCCGAGGCGGAGGAGCAGCGGCGGGGCCGCCGGTACGGCCTGCTCCAGGGCGCCCACGAGGACGTCTATCGCTCCATCGCCGAGGACGCGGGCCGGGGCAAGGACCGCCCCGAGGTCTGGCGGTCGCTGCTGGACACCGTCCGCCAGTCCATGGACGCCGCGGACGCGGCGCTCCGCGAGTCGAACCGCGAGGTCCTCCAGCTCAAGGAGCGGCTCCAGGAGGCGCGGACCGCCCTGGCGCGCACCGAGGGGCCGGAGTCGAAGCTCGACGTCCATGCCGAGCTGGAGGTGGGCCACCCCGCCGGGGGCTCCGCCATCCTGTCCGTCACGTACCTGGTGCCCTGCGCGGCCTGGCGCCCGGCCTACCGCGCCACGCTGGAGCGCGGTGACAAGGGTGAGGCGGTGACGCTGGAGTGCGAGGCCGTGGTGTGGCAGCGCACCGAGGAGGAATGGAAGGACGCGGAGCTGGCCTTCTCCACGGCGCGCCCCACGCTGGGCGCCACGCCGCCGCGGCTGATGGAGGACTGGCTGTGGCTGCGCGACAAGACGGAGCGCGAGAAGCAGGTGGTGGAGGTGGCCATCCGCGAGGAGGTCATCCAGACCACGGGCGAGGGCGGCGCGGCGAAGCGCGAGGAGGGCCTGCCCGGCATGGACGACGGCGGCGAGCCGCTGACCCTGGCGGCGCAGCACCGGGCCACCGTGCCGTCGGACGGAGAGCCGCACCGCGTGCCGCTGTTTCGCTTCACCGCGAACGCTGCTTCCGAGTTCCTGGCGTGCCCGGAGCTGTCACCGCTGGTGCACCGGGTGGCGCGCTTCGACAACACGGGCCCCTCGGTGCTGCTGGCGGGGCCGGTGGACCTGGTGCGCTCCAGCGGCTACGTGGGCCGCGCGCAGCTGCGCTTCACGGGCCGGGGCGAGCGCGTGAAGCTGGGCTTCGGCAGCGAGGACTCGCTGCGCGTCGCGCGCAAGGTGGACGAGGAAGTGGAGACAAGCCGCCTCACCGGCCGCCGGGTGCGCACGCAGCGGGTGAAGCTGTTCCTCTCCAACATGGGCGCCCGGCCCGAGTCCGTGGCCCTGGAGGAGCGGATGCCCGTGTCCGAGGTGGAGTCCGTGGAGGTGATGTTGCTGAGGGAGCTCACCAAGCCAGGTCCGGTCCGGGTCAGCGATGACGGTATCGTCCGCTTCGAGCTGGCGGCGCCTCCCCGCTCCCAGCAGGAGCTCTCGTTGGCCTACACCGTCACCAGCGCGTCCAAGGTGGCCGGACTCTGACGCTGTCCCGGCCGGTCCTTCCACCGGGCAACAGCTGTTTGGGAGGGGCCCTTCCACCGTGGTAGGGCCCGTGACTATCCCCTTGGGTGGAGGAACCCCCATGCGAATCGCCCCCACGCTGTGCTCCCTTGGACTGCTGGTGTCGCTCGGGCTGCC
Proteins encoded:
- a CDS encoding mucoidy inhibitor MuiA family protein; translated protein: MGAPLSLPVVKVTILEDRALVERRGEVPLVAGAQRLVIEGLSPLAVDRSLQAKVAGGTVSQARIRRAVKPHRPEALREHRTELGRRVAELEQELRRAEAEEQRRGRRYGLLQGAHEDVYRSIAEDAGRGKDRPEVWRSLLDTVRQSMDAADAALRESNREVLQLKERLQEARTALARTEGPESKLDVHAELEVGHPAGGSAILSVTYLVPCAAWRPAYRATLERGDKGEAVTLECEAVVWQRTEEEWKDAELAFSTARPTLGATPPRLMEDWLWLRDKTEREKQVVEVAIREEVIQTTGEGGAAKREEGLPGMDDGGEPLTLAAQHRATVPSDGEPHRVPLFRFTANAASEFLACPELSPLVHRVARFDNTGPSVLLAGPVDLVRSSGYVGRAQLRFTGRGERVKLGFGSEDSLRVARKVDEEVETSRLTGRRVRTQRVKLFLSNMGARPESVALEERMPVSEVESVEVMLLRELTKPGPVRVSDDGIVRFELAAPPRSQQELSLAYTVTSASKVAGL